From Medicago truncatula cultivar Jemalong A17 chromosome 7, MtrunA17r5.0-ANR, whole genome shotgun sequence, a single genomic window includes:
- the LOC11418493 gene encoding E3 ubiquitin-protein ligase SINAT2, whose protein sequence is MAPGGGIFKEVLESHLLTSDYETGKAKSEAKINSTLTKSTSVGLNGKHGTSSKNGVHDLLGCPVCKNLMYPPIYQCPNGHTLCSNCKIEVHNLCPTCHHDLGNIRCLALEKVAESLELPCRYQSLGCNDIFPYYAKLKHEQNCGFRPYNCPYAGSECSVMGDIPNLVDHLKDEHKVDMHDGFTFNHRYVKTNPHEVENATWMLTVFNCYGKHFCLHFEAFQLGTAPVFMAFLRFMGDDNESKKFSYSLEVGAYGRKLIWQGIPRSIRDSHGKVRDSQDGLIIQRNQALYFSGGDKKELKLRITGRIWKED, encoded by the exons ATGGCTCCTGGAGGAGGTATTTTCAAAGAAGTTCTCGAGTCTCACCTCTTGACTTCAGATTATGAAACAGGCAAGGCTAAATCTGAGGCCAAGATTAACAGTACACTTACAAAATCCACTAGTGTTGGATTGAATGGAAAGCACGGAACTAGTTCAAAGAATGGTGTGCATGATTTACTCGGGTGCCCTGTCTGCAAGAATTTGATGTATCCTCCAATTTACCAG TGTCCAAATGGCCATACATTATGTTCAAATTGTAAGATTGAAGTCCATAATCTCTGTCCCACCTGTCACCATGATCTTGGGAATATAAGGTGTTTGGCTCTGGAGAAAGTGGCGGAATCTTTGGAGCTTCCTTGCAGATATCAGAGTCTAGGGTGTAATGATATTTTCCCTTACTATGCTAAGCTTAAGCATGAGCAAAATTGTGGATTTCGTCCATACAATTGTCCGTACGCTGGATCTGAGTGCTCTGTGATGGGTGACATTCCAAATCTTGTTGATCATCTCAAGGATGAACACAAGGTTGACATGCATGATGGATTCACCTTCAATCATCGATATGTCAAAACAAACCCACATGAAGTTGAAAATGCCACATGGATGCTCACT GTTTTCAATTGCTATGGAAAGCATTTCTGTTTGCACTTTGAGGCTTTCCAGCTTGGTACAGCTCCAGTTTTTATGGCCTTCTTACGGTTTATGGGCGATGACAACGAATCAAAAAAATTCAGTTACAGCTTAGAAGTCGGTGCATATGGGCGCAAACTTATATGGCAAGGAATTCCTAGGAGCATACGCGACAGTCATGGTAAAGTTAGAGATAGTCAAGATGGACTAATAATTCAGAGGAATCAAGCCCTTTATTTTTCGGGTGGGGATAAAAAGGAGTTGAAATTGAGAATCACTGGTCGTATATGGAAAGAAGATTGA
- the LOC11440445 gene encoding probable protein kinase At2g41970 isoform X2 produces MLCCGGSEEDTSGPPANQYTAPSRGGNSYGAGGNDRGEPRSNITKSGGPQKVLPIEIPSISLAELNRLTGNFGSKAFIGEGSYGRVYYAKMNDGTEAAIKRLDTSSSPDSDSNDFAAQLSVVSRLKHDNFVELTGYCLEADNRILVYQYASLGSLHDVLHGRKGVQGAEPGPVLSWNQRAKIAFGAAKGLEFLHEKVQPSIVHRDVRSSNVLLFNDYEAKIADFSLTNQSSDTAARLHSTRVLGTFGYHAPEYAMTGQITQKSDVYSFGVVLLELLTGRKPVDHTMPKGQQSLVTWATPRLSEDKVKQCVDPKLNNDYPPKAIAKLAAVAALCVQYEADFRPNMTIVVKALQPLLNAKPAGPDPNA; encoded by the exons ATGTTGTGTTGCGGAGGTTCAGAAGAAGATACCAGCGGGCCACCTGCAAACCAATACACTGCACCATCAAGAGGGGGTAACTCATATGGCGCCGGCG GCAATGATAGAGGAGAGCCAAGGAGCAACATTACCAAGAGTGGTGGTCCACAGAAAGTATTACCAATTGAGATACCCTCGATATCATTGGCTGAGTTAAATAGATTAACAGGAAACTTTGGTTCAAAGGCCTTCATTGGTGAAGGTTCGTATGGAAGGGTTTACTATGCAAAAATGAATGATGGTACTGAAGCTGCAATCAAAAGGCTGGATACAAGTTCTTCACCTGATTCCGACTCCAACGATTTCGCGGCTCAg TTATCAGTTGTTTCAAGACTCAAGCATGACAATTTTGTAGAGTTGACGGGATATTGTCTAGAAGCAGACAACAGAATTTTGGTTTATCAATATGCAAGTTTGGGTTCTTTGCATGATGTATTACACG GAAGGAAGGGCGTACAAGGTGCTGAACCTGGTCCAGTTTTAAGCTGGAACCAAAGAGCAAAAATTgcatttggtgcagcaaaaggATTAGAGTTTCTTCATGAAAAGGTTCAGCCTTCTATAGTTCACCGTGACGTTCGATCCAGCAATGTCTTATTATTCAATGACTATGAGGCCAAGATTGCTGATTTCAGCTTGACAAATCAGTCTTCTGATACGGCAGCTCGGCTACATTCAACAAGAGTCTTGGGAACATTTGGCTATCATGCTCCAGA GTATGCAATGACAGGGCAGATAACACAAAAAAGTGATGTTTATAGTTTTGGAGTTGTGCTTTTAGAACTCTTGACTGGAAGAAAGCCAGTAGACCACACAATGCCTAAAGGGCAACAAAGTCTTGTGACTTGG GCAACTCCAAGGTTGAGTGAGGACAAAGTGAAACAATGTGTGGATCCTAAACTAAACAATGACTACCCCCCAAAGGCAATTGCTAAG TTGGCAGCTGTTGCAGCACTGTGTGTGCAATATGAAGCTGATTTCCGGCCAAACATGACAATTGTTGTCAAAGCTCTCCAGCCACTTCTCAATGCAAAACCGGCTGGTCCTGACCCTAATGCTTGA
- the LOC11440445 gene encoding probable protein kinase At2g41970 isoform X1 gives MLCCGGSEEDTSGPPANQYTAPSRGGNSYGAGGGGNDRGEPRSNITKSGGPQKVLPIEIPSISLAELNRLTGNFGSKAFIGEGSYGRVYYAKMNDGTEAAIKRLDTSSSPDSDSNDFAAQLSVVSRLKHDNFVELTGYCLEADNRILVYQYASLGSLHDVLHGRKGVQGAEPGPVLSWNQRAKIAFGAAKGLEFLHEKVQPSIVHRDVRSSNVLLFNDYEAKIADFSLTNQSSDTAARLHSTRVLGTFGYHAPEYAMTGQITQKSDVYSFGVVLLELLTGRKPVDHTMPKGQQSLVTWATPRLSEDKVKQCVDPKLNNDYPPKAIAKLAAVAALCVQYEADFRPNMTIVVKALQPLLNAKPAGPDPNA, from the exons ATGTTGTGTTGCGGAGGTTCAGAAGAAGATACCAGCGGGCCACCTGCAAACCAATACACTGCACCATCAAGAGGGGGTAACTCATATGGCGCCGGCGGTGGAG GCAATGATAGAGGAGAGCCAAGGAGCAACATTACCAAGAGTGGTGGTCCACAGAAAGTATTACCAATTGAGATACCCTCGATATCATTGGCTGAGTTAAATAGATTAACAGGAAACTTTGGTTCAAAGGCCTTCATTGGTGAAGGTTCGTATGGAAGGGTTTACTATGCAAAAATGAATGATGGTACTGAAGCTGCAATCAAAAGGCTGGATACAAGTTCTTCACCTGATTCCGACTCCAACGATTTCGCGGCTCAg TTATCAGTTGTTTCAAGACTCAAGCATGACAATTTTGTAGAGTTGACGGGATATTGTCTAGAAGCAGACAACAGAATTTTGGTTTATCAATATGCAAGTTTGGGTTCTTTGCATGATGTATTACACG GAAGGAAGGGCGTACAAGGTGCTGAACCTGGTCCAGTTTTAAGCTGGAACCAAAGAGCAAAAATTgcatttggtgcagcaaaaggATTAGAGTTTCTTCATGAAAAGGTTCAGCCTTCTATAGTTCACCGTGACGTTCGATCCAGCAATGTCTTATTATTCAATGACTATGAGGCCAAGATTGCTGATTTCAGCTTGACAAATCAGTCTTCTGATACGGCAGCTCGGCTACATTCAACAAGAGTCTTGGGAACATTTGGCTATCATGCTCCAGA GTATGCAATGACAGGGCAGATAACACAAAAAAGTGATGTTTATAGTTTTGGAGTTGTGCTTTTAGAACTCTTGACTGGAAGAAAGCCAGTAGACCACACAATGCCTAAAGGGCAACAAAGTCTTGTGACTTGG GCAACTCCAAGGTTGAGTGAGGACAAAGTGAAACAATGTGTGGATCCTAAACTAAACAATGACTACCCCCCAAAGGCAATTGCTAAG TTGGCAGCTGTTGCAGCACTGTGTGTGCAATATGAAGCTGATTTCCGGCCAAACATGACAATTGTTGTCAAAGCTCTCCAGCCACTTCTCAATGCAAAACCGGCTGGTCCTGACCCTAATGCTTGA
- the LOC11440445 gene encoding probable protein kinase At2g41970 isoform X3 gives MLCCGGSEEDTSGPPANQYTAPSRGGNSYGAGGGEPRSNITKSGGPQKVLPIEIPSISLAELNRLTGNFGSKAFIGEGSYGRVYYAKMNDGTEAAIKRLDTSSSPDSDSNDFAAQLSVVSRLKHDNFVELTGYCLEADNRILVYQYASLGSLHDVLHGRKGVQGAEPGPVLSWNQRAKIAFGAAKGLEFLHEKVQPSIVHRDVRSSNVLLFNDYEAKIADFSLTNQSSDTAARLHSTRVLGTFGYHAPEYAMTGQITQKSDVYSFGVVLLELLTGRKPVDHTMPKGQQSLVTWATPRLSEDKVKQCVDPKLNNDYPPKAIAKLAAVAALCVQYEADFRPNMTIVVKALQPLLNAKPAGPDPNA, from the exons ATGTTGTGTTGCGGAGGTTCAGAAGAAGATACCAGCGGGCCACCTGCAAACCAATACACTGCACCATCAAGAGGGGGTAACTCATATGGCGCCGGCGGTGGAG AGCCAAGGAGCAACATTACCAAGAGTGGTGGTCCACAGAAAGTATTACCAATTGAGATACCCTCGATATCATTGGCTGAGTTAAATAGATTAACAGGAAACTTTGGTTCAAAGGCCTTCATTGGTGAAGGTTCGTATGGAAGGGTTTACTATGCAAAAATGAATGATGGTACTGAAGCTGCAATCAAAAGGCTGGATACAAGTTCTTCACCTGATTCCGACTCCAACGATTTCGCGGCTCAg TTATCAGTTGTTTCAAGACTCAAGCATGACAATTTTGTAGAGTTGACGGGATATTGTCTAGAAGCAGACAACAGAATTTTGGTTTATCAATATGCAAGTTTGGGTTCTTTGCATGATGTATTACACG GAAGGAAGGGCGTACAAGGTGCTGAACCTGGTCCAGTTTTAAGCTGGAACCAAAGAGCAAAAATTgcatttggtgcagcaaaaggATTAGAGTTTCTTCATGAAAAGGTTCAGCCTTCTATAGTTCACCGTGACGTTCGATCCAGCAATGTCTTATTATTCAATGACTATGAGGCCAAGATTGCTGATTTCAGCTTGACAAATCAGTCTTCTGATACGGCAGCTCGGCTACATTCAACAAGAGTCTTGGGAACATTTGGCTATCATGCTCCAGA GTATGCAATGACAGGGCAGATAACACAAAAAAGTGATGTTTATAGTTTTGGAGTTGTGCTTTTAGAACTCTTGACTGGAAGAAAGCCAGTAGACCACACAATGCCTAAAGGGCAACAAAGTCTTGTGACTTGG GCAACTCCAAGGTTGAGTGAGGACAAAGTGAAACAATGTGTGGATCCTAAACTAAACAATGACTACCCCCCAAAGGCAATTGCTAAG TTGGCAGCTGTTGCAGCACTGTGTGTGCAATATGAAGCTGATTTCCGGCCAAACATGACAATTGTTGTCAAAGCTCTCCAGCCACTTCTCAATGCAAAACCGGCTGGTCCTGACCCTAATGCTTGA